A portion of the Clostridium gelidum genome contains these proteins:
- a CDS encoding RHS repeat-associated core domain-containing protein, producing the protein MVITYKGLKIETPYDAIQVEDINILDRINNHACLNLKLLIEEGKILEYINKNVSEEKVIVWRVEENTGEETKLFVGKINEMVMSYESGVHAMELQCVSYTKEFDIKKNSRTFCNLDMTYEEVITKVLEPYSKKNFIDNITNGQTIGEFILQYEETDWEFLKRIASHFNGVLLAESTEEYGRFHFGIPELDNSKEINIDEYEVVKDIDNYNKREAMGFEENFLQEYTTWDIISPSKLILGEKVVFNQVKCVVAKIHTEVYKEEIRTIYTIGLKRGLRTTYMVNHKIFGMSIPATVKDVKGNTMSVHFEIDPVFEAYSNQKYFTYAIESSAWYCMPEKESQVHIYFSTNDEKEAIAIHAVRSADGAAKYASKTQNPDIKSFSHTGGSEMKLTPSDMDFSPGGGGVSLNLAQSGDVSLSGKNINLTATDNVELGMRDGSGDVPPFRPQSIELSAKSKIEVSKGGTIGCNIVEETSLGATKIDFAGTSKDPVEMPAAVTTWENTDAQAQIDQMNAGALEFEKAKIDAAKAKTSDGLFVAILGGAAVVAGIIILATATVLTGGVALAAGVAIVSGITGAAIGASQVGEGIQDYQKAQAGDYSKSKNFMRDTVCGGNQGVYNAIKWTTTIINGIAIAWATGGGSMEVLASLGKGAVVDGGMAGGMGLASDLLDDGKINNGLESYGNLISSAVAVGGITRGFSMRGGKGAKGESPKNPDGKSISGKNETKSIENKKCTKDPIDTVTGSLYIPATDIVLPDIHEEFKIERKYESINEDVSVLGKSWKLNFDSFLDIRDKKVKVLCTDGHVETFNKVDENWLNDKGGAKIYSLKNEKDYWMFKSNKDKKIYKYDNLGKLLNITNKFGNKLAIEYLGENIETLTTFSNYKLFFTYKDGKVIEIKDELGRTVQYKYDEDYLTDVIHVDQGITRYTYDEKGYISSVTDQNGQTYTKNFFDKKGRVIRQEYPDGDFATASYDEGERENTFYGNDSQATEKFRYNKDGLVTHLLYEDGSIEEYKYDDYQNKIYIKDRNNFETNKVYDEIGNLLKETLPNGLKTEYTYDENNNLIKETDNEEKEIINAYDSQGNLKSKKTKISVGNWNTESYTYDSYGRILSRTDGNGNTSKYEYDRGNFIEGKQGKDPVRVITNSGYEYEYDYDKVGRNTEIKTDYGTIEFGYNNLNFIASIKDGNGNVTIKNYDNMGNLTSLYTPNACIKGSISDEGYKYTYDHFDRLISIKNPLGIIEKNIRDSEGNIIKEINPNYYNNEIYDGIGIEYVYDKDNRKIKTIYPDGGIERFFYDANGNVIRHISPEYYNKETDDGLGYSYSYDSMNQLSSIINEAGITEKTFEYDLHGNIIKEIDNEGNATLFKYDLLGNLIEKRVPAERDESEVAIKYNLTCYTYDKNGNKILEKHGIDLVDEDEVCNYYHEIYFEYDEENRIVNVKDKYGAKAFYKYDCLNNKTYESFKINDTTNKVIHYVYDKVGNLIQKKEEINGAFVSPETAGKNVWAITNYEYDKNGNIIKILTPKGYEIGRVYDKADRVIEQHEKDEVNGIFRSYVYNYDKADNVVGLSEYSGEEAKIISNKFVSENDYKIHWTQRYENKKENDKLFEELKFQEDKKKKTYTYDSQNRLTHFVNVSGNTTRLFYDKNDRIIKQVLPEQYDETRDDGVGTTYAYNLKGQVIEVKNALGETVTKNTYDPKGNIKTSIDGENNKVEYTYTLLGQIKDVITPNSRKENRSAQSYKYDARGNITGITDGNGNETGYFLDDWGRITQITTPEGGTEKYTYDFAGNITSTTDANGGTIEYFYNSLGQVCEIKDQEGNSEYFYYDSEGNLTKHIDRKQNHVDRKYNVDRNIVDLKAYQIDEEAVALEAKKAEEARAKAREEAENKSEEGFITNSLSQVPRRRSFTERLKDKEDRQEKQKLEEQNQKIEKVEDPNKNKLNVIDQRFKYNPDGTLKNAYTGNMQYEYDYNIEGMLESKSASGRTLLKYTYDKNSNIKTIKDITGKSSIYSYDDTNRTKEIKDDKENTLATYDYYKNDSIKSVTVGNGLKTDYSYDGDGNVQSLVTISQNGEVLVDYNYAYDLNGNRLQKVSSKHKNFYSYDSMNRLVDSSYDDRCESLTYDKVGNRLTKTTNDITEKYFYNVKNQLKELHNKNGVNYFTYDKQGNTIKEETTTGNNIFEYNTLNQQVKAITKEGNTLVSRYDTEGLRAEIEENEKLTKFIFHKGNLLVETDKDYNSISRFTRGYEVVAADIAEASEESKYNLNRYYYTVDEQGSTTFITDKNQQVKNEYYYDAFGNILDSKEEVHNRITYTGQQFDGITEQYYLRARFYNPVIGRFTQEDTYRGDGLNLYVYCGNNPVAYYDPSGYLCSTKINQYNKEVSEFKGNRGEYLRNKFNKGAGKADILKNAGLDKLKVDEIVSIPKGSRPDPTTYLSKEYIDTHLSQFDDGLSVIQTEWAYGRYSETNGFIGVPDDNTLFVLPKKYCDGVVSRANGNISIIEKELGFPNGYFSDGGGLVRIDCDDVTGVNLRIPSGNETGANSLWLPGGYTSGNVPEAISDIIPLDQTSISRINVD; encoded by the coding sequence ATGGTAATAACATATAAAGGTTTAAAAATAGAAACACCTTATGATGCAATTCAAGTTGAAGACATAAATATATTAGATCGTATTAATAATCATGCTTGTTTAAATTTAAAGTTATTAATAGAGGAAGGGAAAATATTAGAGTATATAAATAAGAATGTTAGTGAAGAAAAGGTAATTGTATGGAGGGTTGAAGAAAATACTGGTGAAGAAACTAAACTATTTGTAGGAAAAATAAATGAAATGGTTATGTCTTATGAAAGCGGAGTTCATGCAATGGAACTACAATGTGTTTCTTATACAAAGGAGTTTGATATTAAAAAAAATAGTAGAACTTTTTGCAATTTAGACATGACTTATGAAGAAGTTATAACAAAAGTTTTAGAACCGTATTCAAAGAAAAATTTCATTGATAACATAACCAATGGACAGACTATTGGAGAATTTATTCTACAATATGAAGAGACAGATTGGGAATTTTTAAAGAGGATAGCAAGTCATTTTAATGGTGTATTACTTGCTGAATCTACAGAAGAATATGGACGATTTCATTTTGGAATACCAGAATTAGATAATAGTAAAGAAATAAATATAGATGAATATGAAGTAGTAAAAGACATTGATAATTACAATAAGCGAGAAGCTATGGGATTTGAAGAGAATTTTCTTCAAGAATATACAACCTGGGATATTATAAGTCCAAGTAAATTAATACTTGGTGAAAAAGTTGTGTTTAACCAAGTTAAATGTGTAGTAGCTAAAATTCATACTGAAGTTTATAAAGAAGAAATAAGAACAATATACACTATAGGTCTTAAAAGAGGACTTAGAACTACTTATATGGTAAATCATAAGATTTTTGGAATGAGTATTCCTGCAACAGTTAAAGATGTAAAAGGAAATACCATGAGTGTTCATTTTGAAATAGATCCAGTATTTGAAGCTTATTCAAATCAAAAGTACTTTACTTATGCAATAGAAAGTAGTGCATGGTATTGTATGCCAGAGAAAGAAAGTCAGGTTCATATCTATTTTTCAACTAATGATGAAAAAGAAGCAATTGCTATCCATGCAGTAAGAAGTGCAGATGGAGCAGCAAAATACGCAAGTAAAACACAAAATCCAGATATTAAGTCATTTTCTCATACGGGAGGAAGTGAAATGAAACTAACACCAAGTGATATGGATTTTTCACCAGGTGGTGGAGGTGTAAGTTTAAACTTAGCACAATCGGGAGATGTATCTCTTAGTGGAAAAAATATAAATCTTACAGCTACTGATAATGTGGAACTTGGAATGAGAGATGGTAGTGGCGATGTACCACCCTTTAGACCACAAAGCATAGAGCTTTCAGCTAAAAGTAAAATAGAAGTATCAAAAGGAGGAACTATAGGTTGTAATATAGTTGAAGAAACATCCTTAGGAGCTACTAAAATTGATTTTGCAGGAACAAGTAAAGACCCCGTAGAAATGCCAGCAGCAGTAACAACGTGGGAAAATACAGATGCTCAGGCTCAAATAGATCAAATGAATGCAGGAGCATTAGAATTTGAAAAAGCAAAGATTGATGCAGCAAAAGCAAAAACGTCAGATGGTTTGTTTGTAGCAATTTTAGGAGGAGCAGCTGTAGTAGCAGGGATTATCATATTAGCAACTGCAACCGTGTTAACAGGTGGAGTTGCTCTTGCAGCTGGTGTAGCCATAGTAAGTGGTATTACAGGAGCAGCTATTGGGGCATCACAAGTAGGAGAAGGAATTCAAGATTATCAGAAAGCCCAGGCAGGAGATTACTCTAAATCAAAGAATTTTATGAGGGATACTGTATGTGGAGGAAATCAAGGAGTATATAATGCAATTAAATGGACAACAACCATTATTAATGGAATAGCAATAGCATGGGCAACTGGTGGAGGATCAATGGAAGTTCTTGCGAGCCTAGGTAAAGGAGCAGTAGTTGATGGTGGTATGGCAGGCGGAATGGGATTAGCATCTGATTTATTGGATGATGGTAAAATAAATAATGGTTTAGAGAGTTATGGTAATTTAATTAGTAGTGCAGTAGCCGTGGGAGGGATTACTAGAGGATTTTCCATGCGAGGAGGAAAAGGTGCTAAGGGAGAATCACCTAAGAACCCTGACGGAAAATCAATTTCAGGTAAAAATGAGACTAAATCTATTGAAAATAAAAAGTGTACTAAAGACCCTATTGATACAGTAACAGGAAGTTTATATATACCAGCAACAGATATTGTATTACCAGATATACATGAAGAATTTAAGATTGAAAGAAAATATGAATCTATAAATGAAGATGTAAGTGTATTAGGTAAGAGTTGGAAATTAAACTTTGATAGCTTTTTAGATATTAGAGATAAGAAAGTAAAGGTACTTTGTACTGATGGACATGTTGAAACCTTTAATAAGGTAGATGAAAATTGGTTAAATGACAAAGGTGGAGCAAAGATATATTCCTTAAAGAACGAAAAAGATTATTGGATGTTTAAATCTAATAAAGATAAAAAGATTTATAAATATGATAACTTAGGAAAACTTTTAAATATAACAAATAAATTTGGAAATAAACTAGCGATAGAATATCTAGGAGAAAATATTGAAACTCTAACAACTTTCTCAAATTATAAATTATTTTTCACATACAAAGATGGAAAAGTAATTGAAATAAAAGATGAGTTAGGTAGAACAGTTCAATATAAATATGATGAAGATTATTTAACAGATGTTATTCATGTTGACCAAGGAATAACAAGGTATACTTATGATGAAAAAGGTTATATAAGCAGTGTAACAGACCAAAATGGACAAACTTATACTAAGAACTTCTTTGATAAAAAAGGAAGAGTAATAAGACAAGAATATCCAGATGGAGATTTTGCAACAGCAAGTTATGATGAAGGTGAAAGAGAAAATACGTTCTATGGCAATGATAGTCAAGCAACAGAAAAATTTAGATATAATAAAGATGGTTTAGTAACACATTTATTATACGAAGATGGAAGTATTGAAGAATACAAATATGATGATTATCAAAACAAAATTTATATAAAAGATAGAAACAACTTTGAAACGAATAAAGTTTACGATGAAATAGGTAATTTACTAAAAGAAACTTTACCAAATGGATTAAAAACAGAATACACTTATGATGAAAATAACAACCTAATAAAAGAAACAGATAATGAAGAAAAAGAAATTATCAATGCTTATGACAGCCAAGGTAATTTAAAGAGCAAGAAAACAAAGATTTCAGTTGGAAATTGGAATACTGAAAGTTACACATATGACTCCTATGGAAGAATTCTAAGCAGAACTGATGGTAATGGAAATACTTCAAAATATGAATATGACCGTGGAAATTTCATAGAAGGAAAACAAGGAAAAGACCCAGTAAGAGTAATCACAAATAGTGGATATGAGTATGAATATGATTATGATAAAGTAGGCAGAAATACCGAAATAAAAACTGATTATGGAACAATAGAATTTGGTTATAATAACTTAAATTTTATTGCAAGTATTAAAGATGGTAATGGAAATGTAACAATAAAAAATTATGATAACATGGGTAATTTAACAAGTCTTTATACTCCAAATGCTTGCATAAAAGGAAGTATTTCTGATGAAGGTTATAAATATACTTATGACCATTTTGATAGACTTATAAGCATAAAAAATCCACTTGGAATAATAGAAAAAAACATAAGAGATAGCGAAGGAAACATAATAAAAGAAATAAATCCTAACTATTATAATAATGAAATTTATGATGGTATTGGAATTGAGTATGTTTATGATAAAGATAATAGAAAAATAAAAACTATTTATCCAGATGGAGGAATAGAAAGATTCTTCTATGATGCTAATGGAAATGTTATAAGACATATAAGCCCAGAGTACTACAATAAAGAAACTGATGATGGGTTAGGGTATAGTTACAGTTATGATTCAATGAACCAATTAAGTTCTATAATAAATGAAGCAGGAATTACAGAAAAGACCTTTGAATATGATCTTCATGGAAATATTATAAAGGAAATAGATAATGAAGGAAATGCAACTTTATTTAAATATGACTTACTTGGGAATTTAATTGAGAAGAGAGTTCCAGCAGAAAGAGACGAAAGCGAAGTTGCGATTAAGTATAATTTAACTTGCTACACTTACGATAAAAATGGGAATAAAATCTTAGAAAAACATGGAATTGACTTAGTAGATGAAGATGAAGTTTGTAATTATTATCATGAAATCTACTTTGAATATGATGAAGAAAATAGAATTGTAAATGTTAAAGATAAATATGGAGCAAAAGCATTTTACAAATATGATTGCCTAAATAATAAGACTTACGAAAGCTTTAAGATTAATGATACGACTAACAAGGTAATTCATTATGTTTATGATAAAGTAGGAAACTTAATACAAAAGAAAGAAGAAATAAACGGAGCCTTTGTATCACCAGAAACTGCTGGAAAAAATGTTTGGGCAATAACAAATTATGAATATGACAAAAATGGTAATATAATAAAAATCCTAACTCCAAAAGGCTATGAAATAGGACGAGTTTATGATAAAGCAGATAGAGTTATAGAACAGCATGAAAAAGATGAAGTTAATGGAATATTTAGAAGTTATGTTTATAACTATGATAAAGCTGATAATGTTGTAGGTTTAAGTGAATATTCTGGTGAAGAAGCAAAGATTATAAGTAATAAATTTGTAAGTGAAAATGATTATAAAATACATTGGACTCAAAGATATGAGAATAAAAAAGAAAATGACAAGTTATTTGAAGAACTTAAATTTCAAGAAGATAAAAAGAAAAAGACTTATACCTATGATTCACAAAATAGACTTACTCATTTTGTTAATGTTTCAGGAAATACAACAAGATTGTTCTATGATAAAAATGATAGAATAATAAAACAAGTACTTCCAGAACAATATGATGAAACTAGAGATGATGGAGTAGGAACAACTTACGCCTATAACTTAAAAGGCCAAGTTATTGAAGTAAAAAATGCTTTAGGTGAAACTGTAACTAAAAATACTTACGATCCTAAGGGAAATATAAAAACTTCAATTGATGGAGAAAATAATAAAGTTGAGTACACTTATACATTACTTGGTCAAATTAAGGATGTTATTACTCCAAACTCAAGAAAAGAAAATAGATCAGCTCAAAGTTATAAGTATGATGCTCGAGGTAATATTACTGGAATTACTGATGGTAATGGAAATGAAACAGGATACTTTTTAGATGATTGGGGAAGAATTACTCAAATAACTACACCAGAAGGTGGAACTGAAAAGTATACTTATGATTTTGCAGGAAATATAACAAGTACTACTGATGCAAATGGTGGAACTATAGAATACTTCTATAATAGCTTAGGACAAGTGTGCGAAATAAAAGATCAAGAAGGAAATAGCGAATATTTCTATTATGACAGTGAAGGTAATTTAACTAAGCATATTGATAGAAAGCAAAATCATGTAGATAGAAAATACAATGTGGATAGAAATATAGTTGACCTAAAAGCTTATCAAATTGATGAAGAAGCTGTAGCATTAGAAGCAAAGAAAGCTGAAGAAGCTAGAGCAAAAGCTAGGGAAGAGGCTGAAAATAAATCAGAAGAAGGTTTTATAACTAACTCATTAAGCCAAGTACCTCGCAGAAGAAGCTTTACAGAACGATTAAAAGATAAAGAAGACAGACAAGAAAAACAAAAGCTAGAAGAACAAAATCAAAAAATAGAAAAAGTAGAAGATCCAAACAAAAATAAATTAAATGTAATAGATCAAAGATTTAAATATAATCCAGATGGAACTTTGAAAAATGCATATACTGGGAACATGCAATATGAGTACGATTATAATATTGAAGGAATGTTGGAATCTAAGAGTGCATCGGGAAGAACTCTTTTAAAGTATACTTATGATAAAAATAGTAACATCAAAACTATAAAAGATATAACTGGAAAGAGCAGTATTTACAGTTATGATGATACTAATAGAACTAAAGAAATAAAAGATGATAAAGAAAATACTTTAGCAACCTACGATTATTATAAAAATGATAGTATAAAATCTGTGACTGTTGGAAATGGATTAAAGACAGATTACAGTTATGATGGGGATGGCAATGTACAAAGCTTAGTTACAATATCACAAAACGGTGAAGTATTAGTAGATTACAATTATGCTTATGACCTTAATGGAAATAGACTACAAAAGGTAAGCTCAAAGCATAAGAATTTCTATAGTTATGATTCAATGAACAGACTTGTTGATTCTAGCTACGATGACCGATGCGAAAGCTTAACTTATGATAAAGTAGGTAATAGATTAACGAAGACTACAAATGATATTACAGAAAAGTATTTTTATAATGTGAAGAATCAGTTGAAGGAACTTCATAATAAAAATGGAGTAAACTACTTTACTTATGACAAGCAAGGAAATACAATTAAAGAGGAAACAACAACTGGAAATAATATCTTTGAGTACAATACTTTAAATCAACAAGTTAAAGCTATAACTAAGGAAGGAAATACTTTAGTTAGTAGATATGATACTGAAGGATTAAGAGCAGAAATTGAAGAAAATGAAAAGTTAACTAAGTTTATTTTCCATAAGGGTAATCTTTTAGTTGAAACTGATAAGGATTATAATTCAATTTCTAGATTTACTAGAGGTTATGAGGTTGTTGCTGCTGATATTGCAGAAGCAAGTGAAGAATCAAAATATAACTTAAATAGATACTATTATACTGTTGATGAACAAGGTAGCACTACATTTATTACTGATAAGAATCAGCAAGTTAAAAATGAATATTATTATGATGCTTTCGGAAATATTTTAGACAGCAAGGAAGAAGTTCATAATAGGATAACTTATACTGGTCAGCAGTTTGATGGCATTACAGAACAGTATTATTTGAGAGCTAGATTCTATAATCCTGTTATTGGTAGATTTACTCAAGAGGATACTTATAGAGGTGATGGATTAAATCTTTATGTATATTGTGGGAATAACCCTGTTGCTTATTACGACCCTTCTGGATATTTATGCAGCACTAAAATAAATCAATACAATAAAGAAGTAAGTGAATTTAAGGGTAATAGAGGGGAATATTTAAGAAATAAGTTTAATAAGGGGGCAGGTAAAGCTGATATATTAAAAAATGCTGGACTAGATAAATTAAAGGTGGATGAAATAGTATCTATACCTAAAGGTAGTAGACCAGACCCTACCACATATCTGAGTAAGGAATATATTGATACGCATTTGTCTCAATTTGATGATGGCCTGTCCGTTATTCAGACAGAGTGGGCATATGGAAGATATTCAGAAACAAATGGTTTCATAGGAGTTCCAGATGATAATACTTTATTTGTATTGCCTAAAAAATACTGTGATGGGGTAGTTTCTAGAGCAAATGGTAATATATCAATTATTGAAAAGGAACTGGGTTTCCCAAATGGATATTTTAGTGATGGCGGTGGATTAGTAAGAATTGATTGTGACGATGTCACTGGAGTTAACTTAAGGATTCCAAGTGGAAATGAAACAGGTGCTAATTCATTATGGCTTCCTGGAGGATATACATCAGGAAATGTACCAGAAGCAATCTCAGACATAATACCATTGGACCAAACAAGCATAAGTAGAATTAATGTAGATTAG
- a CDS encoding transposase, which yields MKNVYHIENGLNKLSDGRVNPTYKTAQVITLVLLGFLLRVKSFNELNLMIKNNEFKELFRRGTQLPLVDAIRDTLKVINIKGLKQINEYIIKKAIENKVFEDGTIDGYTVAAIDGTKFFGSNKKSCPECLRNKAHCFHSGAVMSIVGVGPKLVIDFENYRPGQDSVSKDEGEQNVAKRLLTNAISVHKKLIDVVVYDALACNSVWINHCVKHDVEVIVRAKNNNNNSIREVKKRVNKSELVEAWTDEKGFEKIEVYESVFTMDKVLEPLRFVKYAMKYPNKKRSQIMIVTTCMNMKLKTLFKIIRGRWDIENSIFNNLKKECGLEHCFVHGGNAVEAVLYLIFIASNIMQLFLFRRLRKQFSTQREIVRLLLKGLYIMKYKFELVFNST from the coding sequence ATGAAGAATGTTTATCATATTGAAAATGGACTAAATAAATTATCAGATGGAAGAGTTAATCCTACATATAAGACAGCGCAAGTTATAACACTTGTCCTTTTAGGCTTTTTGCTTAGAGTAAAAAGTTTCAATGAATTAAATTTGATGATTAAAAATAATGAATTTAAAGAATTATTTCGTCGTGGTACACAGTTGCCACTGGTTGATGCTATTAGAGATACGCTCAAGGTCATTAATATTAAAGGCTTAAAACAAATAAATGAATATATAATAAAAAAGGCAATAGAAAATAAGGTTTTTGAAGATGGAACAATTGACGGATATACGGTGGCTGCTATAGATGGAACAAAATTCTTTGGAAGTAATAAGAAAAGCTGTCCGGAATGCTTGAGGAATAAAGCTCATTGTTTTCACAGTGGAGCCGTCATGTCAATAGTTGGAGTTGGACCAAAGCTTGTTATTGACTTTGAAAATTATAGGCCTGGACAAGATTCAGTATCAAAGGATGAAGGAGAGCAAAATGTAGCAAAGAGGCTACTTACAAATGCAATAAGTGTTCATAAAAAATTAATTGATGTTGTGGTTTACGATGCTCTTGCCTGTAATTCAGTTTGGATCAATCATTGTGTAAAACATGATGTTGAAGTAATTGTTAGAGCGAAGAATAACAATAATAACAGCATTAGGGAAGTGAAAAAGAGAGTAAATAAGTCAGAGCTGGTTGAAGCTTGGACAGATGAAAAAGGCTTTGAAAAAATTGAAGTATATGAGTCGGTATTTACTATGGACAAGGTATTAGAGCCATTGCGTTTTGTGAAATATGCAATGAAATACCCAAATAAAAAGAGGTCACAAATCATGATTGTAACGACGTGTATGAATATGAAACTTAAGACTTTATTTAAAATAATAAGAGGACGCTGGGATATTGAAAATTCAATTTTTAATAATTTGAAAAAAGAATGTGGCTTAGAACATTGCTTTGTCCATGGTGGTAACGCAGTTGAAGCAGTGCTTTATTTGATATTTATTGCATCAAACATAATGCAGTTATTTTTATTTAGAAGGCTGAGAAAACAATTTTCAACGCAGCGAGAAATTGTAAGGCTTTTATTAAAGGGACTATATATAATGAAGTATAAATTTGAATTGGTTTTTAATAGTACTTAA
- a CDS encoding RHS repeat-associated core domain-containing protein produces MKQRLDSCTYDGDGNVQSLVTVTSTGEVLVDYNYAYDLNGNRLQKVSSKHKNFYSYDSMNRLVDSSYDGRQESFTYDKVGNRLTKTTNDITERYVYNVKNQLKELHNKSGINYFTLDKQGNTIKEETSTGNNIFEYNTLNQQVKAITKEGNTLVSRYDTEGLRAEIEENEKLTKFIFHKDNILVETDKDFNSISRFTRGYEVVAADISNGEFESEIKRYYYTQDEQGSTIYITDKNQSVKNEYYYDAFGGVQNSTEEVHNRITYAGQQYDGITGQYYLRARFYNPVIGRFTQEDIYRGDGLNLYAYCANNPVSYYDPSGCALCSRNKKRIFNNYKKLRDEGFSSQEAYNYMKEARNAQGTVERGLVGEDLMDDIVVNKNEYTKLPSKVEGNHGIDGVYVKHDVNGNINDVVIGEAKFGNSRLGNTSMGKQMSDDWIDANIGKMGLSSDKATREAGKALRDFLDNGGTYTKQLFKIKPSGYFRRSSL; encoded by the coding sequence TTGAAGCAAAGGCTAGATTCCTGTACTTATGATGGTGATGGCAATGTTCAAAGTTTAGTTACGGTAACTTCAACTGGAGAAGTTTTAGTAGATTATAATTATGCCTATGATTTAAATGGAAATAGACTACAAAAGGTAAGCTCAAAGCATAAGAATTTTTATAGTTATGATTCAATGAATCGTTTGGTGGATTCTAGCTATGATGGAAGACAAGAAAGCTTTACTTATGATAAAGTTGGTAATAGGTTAACTAAAACAACTAATGATATCACTGAAAGATATGTTTATAATGTAAAGAACCAACTAAAAGAACTTCATAATAAAAGTGGGATAAATTACTTTACATTAGATAAACAAGGAAATACAATAAAAGAGGAGACATCAACTGGAAATAATATCTTTGAGTATAATACTTTAAATCAACAAGTTAAAGCTATAACTAAAGAAGGAAATACTTTAGTTAGTAGATATGATACTGAAGGTTTAAGAGCAGAAATTGAAGAAAATGAAAAGTTAACTAAATTTATTTTCCATAAGGATAATATTTTAGTTGAAACTGATAAGGATTTTAATTCAATCTCTAGATTTACTAGAGGATATGAAGTTGTTGCAGCTGATATTTCAAATGGAGAATTTGAGTCAGAGATAAAAAGATATTATTATACTCAAGATGAGCAAGGTAGTACAATTTATATTACAGATAAAAATCAAAGTGTTAAAAATGAATATTATTATGATGCTTTTGGAGGTGTTCAAAATAGTACCGAAGAAGTTCATAATAGAATAACTTATGCTGGGCAACAGTATGATGGTATCACTGGCCAGTATTATTTAAGAGCTAGATTTTATAATCCTGTTATTGGAAGATTTACTCAAGAGGATATTTATAGGGGCGATGGATTAAATCTTTATGCTTATTGTGCTAACAATCCTGTTAGTTATTATGATCCGAGTGGCTGTGCTCTTTGTAGTAGAAATAAGAAAAGGATATTTAATAATTATAAAAAATTAAGAGATGAAGGATTTAGCTCACAAGAAGCTTATAATTATATGAAAGAAGCTAGAAATGCACAAGGAACTGTTGAAAGAGGACTTGTAGGTGAAGACTTGATGGATGATATAGTGGTAAATAAAAATGAATATACTAAGTTACCATCTAAAGTTGAAGGAAACCATGGTATAGATGGAGTATATGTCAAACATGATGTAAATGGCAATATAAATGATGTTGTAATAGGGGAAGCTAAATTTGGAAATTCTAGATTAGGCAATACATCAATGGGCAAACAAATGAGTGATGATTGGATTGATGCTAATATAGGTAAAATGGGATTGTCTAGTGATAAAGCTACTAGAGAAGCTGGAAAGGCTTTAAGAGATTTCTTGGACAATGGAGGTACGTATACTAAACAGTTATTTAAAATAAAACCTAGTGGGTATTTTAGGCGAAGTAGCCTTTAA
- a CDS encoding Imm49 family immunity protein produces the protein MTSEKKEYLTELYSDSVERVNKLTALIKNNSGNIPRAYDGLEFERKILGIVVYLLNNDVLTSKKNFYKSTLAREWTYDSYKSGKYEISKNKVTTYVYESLFYSILSGSKERATHMANLFGGRLEEKDDFFANILLGYGLKYIILDDKENAYEYINKLEENKDKRGMKQYSSGYKRVYKGLIDRDEKEFNEGLLFMLKNHKSRMKKNGNTLEQDFAYDSIALAMIAKERGINIEVKHELLPLEYLEPVYIDYNTLGLFD, from the coding sequence ATGACAAGTGAAAAAAAGGAATATTTAACAGAATTATATTCTGATAGCGTAGAAAGAGTGAATAAGTTAACAGCATTAATAAAAAATAATTCGGGTAATATTCCACGAGCATATGATGGATTGGAATTTGAACGAAAAATATTAGGTATAGTAGTGTATTTATTAAATAATGATGTTTTAACAAGTAAGAAAAATTTTTATAAATCAACTTTAGCAAGAGAATGGACTTATGATTCATATAAGAGTGGAAAATATGAGATTAGTAAGAACAAGGTAACAACATATGTTTATGAATCGTTATTTTATTCTATCTTAAGTGGAAGTAAAGAAAGAGCAACTCATATGGCTAATCTTTTTGGCGGAAGGCTAGAAGAAAAAGATGATTTCTTTGCAAACATATTGCTTGGTTATGGATTGAAATATATAATATTAGATGATAAAGAAAATGCTTATGAATATATAAATAAGTTAGAAGAAAATAAAGATAAACGAGGAATGAAACAATATAGTAGTGGATATAAAAGAGTATATAAAGGATTAATTGACAGAGATGAAAAAGAATTTAATGAAGGTTTATTGTTCATGTTGAAGAATCATAAATCTAGAATGAAGAAGAATGGGAACACTTTAGAACAAGATTTTGCATATGACAGCATAGCTTTAGCTATGATTGCTAAGGAAAGAGGAATAAATATAGAAGTTAAACATGAATTATTACCTCTTGAATATTTAGAACCAGTATATATTGATTATAATACATTAGGTTTATTTGATTAA